The DNA sequence ACCTTCTCCTTATTGGTTTTGGTCTCCCGTTTCTCATCCTACCTTTCCCCGTGGAAAGCCTATTAGAAATGTTTGTGGATGGTGGGAAAGTCCTCAGAGCTTGTTGCTGCCCCTGCTCCCAGGATATTTCAACAGCTCTGAGACAGGCGTATCATAGGCAGGAGGTTGTTCCTGGTTAGATGTTTACATTTGTAAGAAATAACACTGTGAATGTAAGAATTGGAGCCATTCTCTTTAGAGTTCATATCACTGGGCTCGACATAGTTTAATTGGCCTTGTTTATCATGTGATCTACAGTAGTCAGTTCTTAGCATGGGGGCTCAGAACCCAGCTCTGGTGATAGGTGGCAACCCAACGACCTACCTGTGCACTTTAGAGACGAATATGAGTTCATTAGTAAAATTACTTTACCCATGCCTACGTctacatgtatgtacacatatatgcatcTATAattttatgtacacacacacacatctcaagATAAACATGCAAGGCCTCCGAGAATGCCCGTGTCTGTTCTTCCTAGAAGTTGACTTTTCTTAGACCAGCATGTAAAGTTGGCTGTGTGACTCGGACATCTCAGAGTGGGACTCCGTAAAATCAGGACTCATTGCTCATTAAAGTCCCATGGAGAAAGTAGTCCACCATATCAACTGTCTGCAGAAGGAATTAAGACTTTGTTAAGTTCCTAAAAATCTGTGGCAAGCACCAATCATATTATCAATCCAGATTTTATCAAAAATGTCATTAATTTGGTTGTCGAGTTTTTTGGGGAAGGCAGGGGTTAGgggttttgtttctctgctggTGATGTCAGGAAAGATTTTAATGAAACCAGGGTAGAATTGTTAGGCAATGCACTTAACGCCTGTCTCTTCTCCCAGAACGTGCCTCCCTTCCACTGCTGGCCCCGGCTGAGGTGCAGGGGTGACTTTCCAACTGCCAAGTGCCCTTTGTTACTGTTCTCTCATTTTTGTCAGCACGTGTACCTtttcaggaggagagagtgaAGCTGAAACACCTCCAGATACCCGGAATGTGGCATCAGAGAAGGCTCTGTACCGCCAAGggacaccctcccccaccccaccccaccccaccccacccgccTCATCTACGGGCCATCTCAGAGCAGCTCCTCCTGGTGGGCTGAACCGAGGCCTGCTGGCGAGCTCTGGTGGGTGGATCTCACACACAGCAGTCGCTCAGCTCATGGCCATTGGGCACATGGGGCACCCCCCCTCCCCACTGCAGGGGCAGAGTGAGTTTGGGTCTGTGTGTTTGGGGGAGTGGAATTAGTTTCCTTGTGCTACCTGTGAGCACCCTTCCTAGTGAATGTCCTCACTCAGGGCTTTGTCCTGGCTCCCTCTGCGGTGAGTGTCCAGGACCGTAGTTGCTGGCTGGGGTGGACTTGGAGCTGTCCTCTGATGGAACAACATGTGGGAACAGGGAGAAAGACCTCGAGAGCCACTGAGGCTCGGGGGAGAGCTCAAGGTGGCTCAGACAAGAAGACTGTTCCTCACTgggcctgctgctgctgcaggggAGGGGGGACCTGCTCAAACAGCCATGTGACAACTGAAGACGACCTGGAGGGTTCCTGGGCCACTCTTCCCTTGTGTGCCTGTCACACTTTAATGCAGTCAGAGGAACTCCTCCCCTCAAGTGGTTCAGGAGCAGAGTCTCCTGCAGACTGGGTGTGGACCGTAGCCATCGTGGACCTGCCTGCAGTATTTCTGTTCTGACCTACATGGGCTTCGCTGCTCTGTGCTGTGGGCAGAGTGGATGTTGGTAGGAGTTGGAGCTCCGCTGGGAGCCAGCAGGGCTGTGATGGGAGAGTCCCGGAGCCCTAGCCCTGACCTGATGGTCCGCTTccaagaagagagggaaagactgatgtgagatgtatatttaaattttttaagctGCTCCAAACATTGTACAtccaaattaaaggaaaaatcaaaCCATCTATTGCTGCTGTGCAAGGCTTACTTTGTTTATTGAGAACCTAGCCCCTACTGAGCTGGTGTCTGAGGAGACAGTCTGCAGCTCTTCCTGGGGTGAGGGTTGTGCATGGGGGCACACCAGCTAATGTCTGGCACCGAGGAGGGTCCCCTGGGCAGCTGTGAGCAGGCACAAGCCCTGTATTGGGAGCCACAGATGAAAAAGTGGTCCCAAGCCCCCACCTAGCTGGGTGCTTCCTACCAGGGTGTCACTTGCAAATGGTCCTGCCCAGCAGGTGTGGTTGCCAGAGCTCTAATGATCCAATGACGTTGGAAGCTGGTTACATAGAGGCTTCAGGATTTGAGCCCTTAACATCTGCTTCTACATTTGGCCCAGGACCTAGGAGGGGTGGGAAGGGCTGGCACAGAGGTGAGAGCTGTGCCCTCAGGCTACCAGGGCCCCACTGCCCCCTTCCATCTCCTTGGCCGTCGGCACCCCATGCCCCTTGGCCCCCATAATAACTGGTCTGGGCCAGTGTGCCTGCAGAGCCTGCCCCCATCCATCTTAGCCCACAGGTTTTTCCTGTCTGAAAtaccacctcctccaagaagtctTCTCTGCTCAGCTCAACGGGGGTGCCTTCCTAGCTCTGGCTGATCCCCTCCTCTGGAGCCTGGTGGTTGGGGGTGTAGGAATCCTGGGGTCCAGATATTTTGCTCACCAACCTACATAAACAAAAACCCTGGGCTGTGGGTTTCTCCAGGGCAGGTTACTTGTGTTTGCTGAAGTCCCCTCTAGTTCTGGCTGATTGGTGGGAGCCATCTCCCCGTTCTCTGTGGGTGGTGCCAGGGGAGGTCCCGTTGGCTGAGGTGGCGTGGCCATGTGTGGGGCCTTCTTGGGGTTCTGCGGCAGCTCGTGCCACCTGCTCTCCTGCTGCatggggtcccctttctctgaatGGGTAGTGAGCACTTGGCGGGAGGGCCTGATGGTCAGGCCCAACCAGGTTAGGTTCTGCCTCAGATGCTCTAAGCGTTCAGTGGGGGCGAGTCGCTGAAGTTGCTTCCGTTCCCTGTATCTGTCTCCTCATCAGTGACACAACCCCAGAGCCCCAAAATTCTGGTCACTTCAGGAAGACAGCACTTCTTTCTCCTTGGTCCAGGTGTGCAGAGCCGGGCCCTTGGCACACCTGAGCACACCAAGTATGGCTGGTATTTCCTGAAAGGGAAGGGGCCCGATCCTGTGGGAGCAAGTGGCAAGCCTCCCCAGTGCGCCTGTCTGCCACAGCCGTCCACCAATGTGTCCTGAGCACCTCACCCAAGGAGTCACGACGAGGCTCAGAGCTGCAGGATTTAGGGTCCCTCCCCTCCCTACTGGGGACTTGTGCTCTGCGCCTTCAATGGTAATGGTTTCTAGCTGCAACTGGCTTTGTTCCAAAACGATTTTGAAGCAATTTCCCAGGTGTGGAGTTTAATATTTGTTAACAAGCACGAGTCAGGTGAGGGAAGTAGCCAGGGCAAGGTGGGCACCAGGTGGCTGCAAGTCGTGACTGGACATGATGTGACGCAGCCATCCCTGGACAGGAAGCCCCTGCTTGGTCAGTGTGGGGGTGACCTCAGGGCAGCCTGGCATGGGGCCAGAGGAACAAGGCAATCTGTGACCCCCAGGACCCATAGTTTAGGCATCATGGGCACAGAGGTGGACCCGGCCTCGTGGAGTCACCAAGACTCCTGGGAAATGCTGAGCACCTCCTGCAGTGCCGAGGGCTCTGCAGCCTGGTCCCCCGTCTGATTAGATGGCTCGTCCTCACCTGCCGGATTCTCGCCCTGTCATGGTCATGTCCTCCAGAGACACTGCAGGCGGGGTGAAGGCTTTCCCCACCCTCACAGGGGACAGAGGAGGCCGCTGGCCAGGCTGCCACTTGTCGTGGCCCAGGGGGTGTTTAAGTCATGGGTGGACCCAGGGGAGCCATCGGGTCAGGGCTAGGGCTGCCCCCTGAGGCAGAGGGCTGACAGTGAAGGGTCTGGGTCCCTGCTGACATGGGGGAAGGGTGACATTGCCCAGAGTCCCCTTCCCTCCGCTCTGCGGCAACAGGCCAATGCTGAGGTGGGTTGAGACCCCCCTCCTAACCCTCAATCCACTGGCCAaacccctcccctcctggctctCATTGCTCCTCAGCCCTGCTCGAGGCCCCCAACTCCTGGGTCCTGCCGCCTCCCCCAGGACTGCACCCCACGCTCCCCAAGCGTCCCTGCCTTCCAAACCCCGAGTTCTCCCGCCAGTTTCTCCTGCCTGTTATCGCAGGCTCAGCTCTCAGCTGCCTGCTTCCGGGAGGTGCTTGATGTCCCTGGGGGCATGCCACTTCCTGCTCTGGGCTTCCCTTGGCCGAGCCCTGCTGTCCCCATCCATGGTCAGTCCTGGTTTACTGCTGGCCTGCCAGGCTGGGCAGAGCAGCCACCATGAATGCCAAGTGGAAAGAGAGTGTCAGGTGAGCCAGCCTCGTTATCGAAGGGGTGACCACCCTAGAGAGCACGGCCTCACCTGAGCACGGCAGGACCAGGCCTGGGTCCCCGGGTCTTCCCCAGGCCACTCCAGCAGAGGCCTGACCTGCCCCTTTCCCTGCAGGTGCTGCTGGTGCCCAGACCCAGGCCCTCTGCCTCCCGAGCCACGGCCACTGAGGGTCCCAGCAGACCATGCAGCTGAGCCAAGGTAGGAGCTCCTCCCCAGCAGAAGACAGGCACGGGCCCTTGGAGGGGCAGTGGGATGCTTGGCCCTGCCTTCCCCCTGCCTGCCTACTTCTTTCTTGTCCCTGGAGACCCAAAGTGAGGGTGCTGCTTCAGGAAGTGCTCCAGAACTCGCCCTGTCCAGGGGATCCTGGTGCGGCAGAGCCTGAGGAGGCTGGACTCGAGTCCTTTACCCTCCCTTCCCAGAACTGCTACCATGAGGGCAGCATGGGCATGGGGCAGCTCCCTGCCAGGCTGGGCTCCTGCTGCCCTGTGCTACAAGAGCCCAGGCAAGCAGGGGGTGTAGATGCCTCCTCTAGAGCTGTCTGGTTGCAGGGCCTTGAGCACCAGTAGTGGCACCTGCTGGCCAGCAGCTGCCCCTTCAGCCAGGACAGCGTGCCAGGCTCTGCACTCACCTGAAGCTCCAAGGCAGATCCACGGAAGGAAGTGGGGGCAGCACGTAGTGTCGTGTGGCCTCCCCAGGCTGTAACCTCCTCTTGGCCAGTACCATGCTGGGTGACTTAATAGTCATGCAGCCAGGTCCTGTTGTTCCGTTGTAGAGGTAaggaggctgaggctgggggTAGGTGGGACCACAGCCACATGCTGAGTGGGCAGAACTGTGATTCAGAACCCACCTGGATCCCAGGTCGTGCTCTGCCTGCCTTCCCCTTGGAGCCCTGCATCTCCCGCTGTGCTAGGAGACACTGAGTCAGTTCGCCTCTGCCCTTGGAGTCAAAGCCGGGGAAGGGACAGTGGGCAGGTCCCTGACCTCACTCAGGAGGGTCAAGCCCTGTGCCTTGCAGAGCGGaggtcttcctggaggaggtgggccTTCTAGTCACTGACTGATTCTGCAGACGCTCCTGAGAGCTTTCTGTGCCGGCCCCCAGACCCTGCACTGGCACTAGGGGGCAGCAGCAAGCCAGCTTGGCCAAGGCCTGACCCTGGCAGTGAGTGGGGAGGATTTGGAAGCCCCTCCTGGGTGCCCCTGCAGGAGGAGGGCACCACACAGCCAGGCAGTAGGGATGGTGTCCCCGGGTCCCTAGCTGGCCCCCCGAGGCCTAGAGAGGATGGGGCTGGACACATCACAGGGGACTGATGGCAGGGCCTGGCCTTGACCCAGGAGCCTGGTGAAGGGATACAGAGCCCCCTCTGAGTTTCCAGCAAACTCTTGGGACTGTCCACCTGTCCCCCACTGCCCTCCCAGTGCACTCCCCACTCTGACTGCAGGGACAGAACAGCTCCAGACCAGCCCTCCCCGTGTCCCCGTAGGGGGCCATGTTCTCCAGCTTCATCCCTGCCCTGTCCTCCCCTGAGAGCCTCAGCCAGTGAGCCTTTGCTACCCCGCCCCCCACGCTCTTCACAGAGGACGTTAGGGGCACTGGCAGACGTGACAGACCCCTTACACCCGAGGCTCAGCTCCTCCTGTCCTGGGCAGCCCAGGCCTGACCTGGACACCAGACCTGGCTGGACACCGTGTCCACGCAGCATGCCTTGCACAGGCGCCTGGGCTTCTTGGAATCTTGTCTGATTTTTACCTTTTACATGTTGGATGTTGATGCCTGGAGGTGGCACCTTCTCCCTGCTGGCCCCACAGGCCTCACCAAGCCTGGACTCCTGCCCTCAGCTATTCTTAGGCTGAGGTCCCCTGGCCAGACCTGCAGAGAAGAGACCTACTCCCCAGCTGGGCCCTCGAACACACGTTTCCTCCCTGTGTGTTCTGACAGTGCCTGCCCCGCTGCCCTTGCCGGGCCTGCTTCTTCCCAGGGAGTGCCCTTGGCCTTTTCCTGATTTACCTGGTCCATCCCTCTTCATCCGTTGGCACAGAGCTTGCCTTCATCGTGGGTGCTGTCCCCGGCCGGTGGTGCTGGAAGTCAGCATTCATGCTCCCTTGCTGCACCATTGGGCAGGGCCTGGCTCTGACCACCCGGGGTTTCCAGTGTCTGACCCACCCAAGGCCCGGGGTGCTTGGTGGAACAAGCAAAGAGCAGATGGCATGAGAGGAAGGTGCGGCCCAGCTCTGTGCTGACAAGGCTGCTGGCCCTCCAGACCTCAGATAAGCCTGGCAGGGTGAGGGTCCCACAGCCAAGGACCCCGCCAGGGCCAATGGCCACTTGTCCAAGTCAGTGTTGGAAGCATTGGTCTTCCTGTCTCCCCGTCCTCTCTctgtttcccccacccccatctcaggCTCTCCCGAGCTCCCTGGGCCCTCAGCCTGCATGAGCTGGGTGGGGCTGAGGTGGGGGCTGCTGCCTGTATCCCACCCATAGGGGTCCTGGCTGGTGTGGTTTGCGTGTCTCTCCGCGTGGCTGGTGAGGCCTGGGAGGCAGGGCTGAGCCCGGTGGCCGGGTCTGGGCCAGCCCGCCCACTGCAATATTGATGGCCCGTCAGTGCGGCCCTGATTCCTGTGCTTTCAGTTAAAAGGTTTCTGTTGTTGTAGCTTATGCAGTTGCTCTGTTGCTATGGAAACGTGACATCAAAATGACGTTTCCCGTTTAAAAGCTTTTAACTAAATTCCTGCCTGTCAGATGTAGGCCCCATTTTGAGCGTGGAGCTGCCTTCAAGCGAGCAGACCAGCCAGTGGCCGCCTCCCATCCATGGTGCGCGGGGCCAGGCCCGGGGCCTCACCTGAGCGCGATCTTTAACCCCACAGGTGCCTCCAGCATGGCAGCGGCCGAAGTGCCCGGCTACGTTGTGTCCCCACAAGCGGAGAAGCATCGACGGGCCCGCAACTGGACGGACGCCGAGATGCGCGGCCTCATGCTTGTCTGGGAGGAGTTCTTCGACGAGCTCAAGCAGACCAAGCGCAATGCCAAAGTGTACGAGAAGATGGCCAGCAAGCTCTTCGAGATGACCGGTGAGCGTCGGCTGGGTGAGGAGATCAAGATCAAAATCACCAACATGACCTTCCAGTACAGGTAGGCACCTCGGTGGCCTCCACGAGCCAGGACCCATGGGCGGCGCTCCTGAGAACTGTCGGGAAGGGCATGTGGTTCCTGGGGTGTGTGGCCCACCTCTGGATCCCCTCTGGCTTTGTGGGGCAGAGCCCCATGGTGAGATAGGGCCTACAGAAATTACTTGTGTAGCCCCCCACTGGgaaggtggagaaactgaggcccattaAGGGCAGAAAACTGGCTGAAGAGCTGGAGGGGTGGCAGGGTTGGCGCTGGGCCGAGGCCAGCACGGCTCTGAGGACACATGTTAGACCTCTGCCCTGTACACCAAGATGTCTCAGAGATGGGGCACCCCATGCAGGCGGCATCGACCTGACTTCCACTCCTGCCACCCACAGTTGGGAGACAGATTGGCCACCAGCTGGGCCTGGTTCTTCTGTctccaccaccacagccaccaagcTCAGGAGCGGTGGTAGGATCCTGCTGTACAGGTGGGAAAATTGAGGCCAGAGGCGAGAAGGTGGCTTGGCTCCCAGGCCTGCTGGTCCTGTCTGGTCCTGAGGCCCTGTGACTTCCAGCATCATctgagcccccagccccagggtTGTGGGGAGAGGCATTTAGACCTGACATCAGGGACCCCCAGAGTGCCCAGGATGGTGTCCAACTCATGGGCAGGGGCTTGTTTGTGGGAGGAAGAGGTGGAGCTCAGGCCTGGCCCCCACCTCTGCCTCCACTGTGCCCAGGTTGGCCCCTGCCCTGGCAGCCTGAGGGGAGCCTGGAGGGAAGTGCTGAGCCAGAGGCGGGTGCCCAGGAGGAGAGGGCATGGGGTCCCGGCCCATTTAGAGAGGGTCACGGGCAGGGGTCACATGCATGGGGTGAAGGTCACAGGTGTGGGTTGAAGGTCACAGGCATGAGGAGGGTTGCAGGTGGGGCGAGGGTCTTGTGTGGGCTAAAGGTCATGGTGTGGAGTGAAGGTCATGGGCGTGAAGAGGGTCTCATGTGGGGCAAGGGTCGCAGCAGGAGCTGGAAGCTGGGGGGGCCGAGAGCACCTAGCCCTGTGGGTGTCCTGGGTGagtctgggcctcagtgtcccagGATGGGAGGGGCCGTCCCGCAGGAGGCTGGGTGCAGACCAGGACCTGTGAGCACCTGAACCACACTGTGGGAGAGAGGACCTTCACTTGTCCTCAGCATGGCAGGAGGGGAGCCCATACCTGGAGGCACGCGCCATCTCTGGGGGAGCCATGCAACCTGGACAGACCACAAAGCCACGGAGGCTCTGTTTTCAGTTGCTGTTTTTACGACCTTTGAAGGAATGGGTCCAGAGCCTGGCTCTGTCCAGAGGCCTGTTTCTGACCCACAGTCCTGGCCCAGCCAGGCCCAGGAGCCAGAACTGAGGCAGCCGCTCAGGGTCTGCAGCGTCAGAGTTGCTGAGCATACATGATGTCACATGAGCGCCACGGCTCCTGACGGGAGGAGTGAGGGGCAAGTAGCCCCCGCAGCCCCCACTCAGGGTCCTGCTAGGGAGGGGGCTCCAAGGGTGGCAGAGGCGGGCTGGCTGTTTGGCCGGCCTCCCTTCTGACTGGGGAATTTGTGGGCCATGCCTCCCTGGCTGCTCTGCTCAGCGTCTGGCTGGTTCATCCATTATTTATCCCGAAAGCCTCTCTCCAAGTCTCAGGGGAGGGGTCCGTCTCCATTCCTGGAGGCCTGGGAGATGAGGGCGCTGTGGGTGGGCACTTCACAGTCACGAGGCGCTTGCACACCCGGCTTCTATGGCACCTCTGTCAGCCTTGCTCACCAAGGGGGAGACCGAGGCCCGGGGCAGCAGAGGGGCTTGCCTGAGGCCACGCAATCCTTAATAGGCCAAAGCTTGGCTGGGTGACTGGTCTTTATCTACCCCACCCTGTAGCCTCCCTGTAGCAGAggctgttcttatttttttacaagagctctttatatattaaagttGTCAGGCTAAGGAAGTCTAAAAGGGTGGCTGGTTTCTGTGGAGCCTGGTTTGTTGGAATACCATGTGGGGACCTCCCAAGCTGGGGGTAGGCCTTTCCTCAATTCTCCAAGGAGTGGGCTGGCTTTAGTGGGGCAGAAAGAGAGCTGGAGCCTCTGAGGGGGCTGGAAAGAAATCTGGGGTGGAGGTAGTACAGTCACCAGGCATAAACCCTTCGTCTGTGTGGCAACTGCACAGCCTTGGCCTCCCAGGGTGGATCCATGTGCCTCCCACAGCCAGGAATACAGGGCAGCCTGTGCACTACCCTGTGTAACCTGTCCCTGGCTCTCTGCTGAGGACATGGCACCAGTTGGATGAGCCCCTGGGCCCTTAACCCTGCTCCCAGAGGCTGCCACCGCCTGCTGTGGCTGTCCACCACTTGCCGCCCAGCAGCAGCCCCCCCCATCTGGTTTTGCCTGTTTGCTGGGGGTGACATTTGGACAGCCAGCTCATTATCTCCAGTGACCAGTGGCCACACCCTGGTGGGGAGCCCCATGCAGGAGACAGGAGACATCAGCTCTGAGGATGTGGGCTGGTCCTATAATCCGGCCTCAGGCGCTCTAGCTCCAAGGCCACCCCACATCAGACAAGCATTGGCAGTGGAGGGAGGCTATAAGCTGGAGTCTAGGGGAGCCCCAGGCCTCAGGAGGTACCGGATCTGATGGGGTAGAGATTCTTCTGACCCAGCTGCCCTGGGGCCCTCTGTCCCCAGCCTCACCTCTCAGAGGACAGCTGAGGACCAGGGGAAGCCCAGGCAAGGCAGGACCTATCTGCAGGAGGGCGTGGGATGCAGGGCCTGAGAGGGGCTCGGGCCCACTGTGGGCAGAGCTGCCCTGTGCAGACCCTTGACCTGGGGGGCTGAGTGGTTACGGGATGTCAGGCAACGTGGGCAGGCTGCAGTTTCTGGCACTGGGTCCGGGCTCCTGCCTGGGGTGATGGGAACCACAGCAGCACCACTAGGTTAGGACCCCGACGTGACTTCCCGCTGGGTTCAGCTAAGGATGATACTGGAGCCTGGCTTGCTGTTTGCACGCGCTGGGTATTGTTTTATTAAATCTGCCCTACAGCTGTGTGAGGAGCTTACTTTGATCATCTCTATTTTGATAcaaaaatggaggctcagagaggttaatgaatctgcccaaggtcacacagccaagtGGTGAAGACGAGTTACAGACTCCAAGCTATGGACACTGAAGCTGTGCTCTAACTCCTGTGGTTCTCTCCCCTTGAGGTGTCCTCTAGGAAAACGTCATTATTATATTACAGTATCTTATTACTGTATTTGTATCATATATCTTatcacaatattttattattgctggCTAACTTATTTACAAAGCAGTATTTGTTCATTGCAGAGAGTTTAGAAActacagaaaagcaaagagaaaaacagtagGAATCAGCCCCAGGTCCCAGCATTTGCAAATAGACTTATTAATGTCTAAGGCCATGTACGTCCTGAAGACTGACTTCTAAGTCCAGTGTCACCCTGACCCTAGAGTTTGACTGATGTTCTGGGGAGGCCTGTGCTGGCTGAGTGGCTCCTGCCTGTGCCGGCGTGGCCCTCCCTGGGGTCAGGGGGCCGGGCTGGGCCCTGCTCTGTTTCTCACCCTTGGCTCTTATGTCTCTCGTTTCAGGAAATTAAAATGCTTGACAGATAGCGAGTCCATCCCGCCTGACTGGCCCTATTACCTAGCCATTGATAGGATTCTGGCCAAGGTCCCCGAGTCCTGTGATGGCAAACTGCCGGCTGGCCAGCAACCGGGGCCCTCCACATCCCAGACCGAGGCGTCCCTGTCGCCGTCCGCTAAGTCCACCCCTCTGTACATACCGTATACCCAGTGCTCCTACGAAGGCCGCTCCGAGGACGACCGCTCCGGCAGCTCCTCCAGCTTACTGTCCCTTAAGTTCAGGTAGTGTGCTCGCTCTTTCGTCCTGCCCCATGCCTGGCCTGACCCCACTCCCAAGCGGGGGCAGGAGCCCAGCCCTCCAGAGAAAGGGGCTGGAGCAGCGAAGGGCGGCGGTGTCCTCTGCCATCCTGGCTGCCTGCGCAAGCCATGGTGGCCCAGGAGCCTCCAGGGCCAGGCTGGCCTCAGACCAGCGAGGGCCTCATTGTGGACAGGCTGGGTGTGTCTCCTGGCTCCATCACTTCTAGCTGC is a window from the Cynocephalus volans isolate mCynVol1 chromosome 9, mCynVol1.pri, whole genome shotgun sequence genome containing:
- the MSANTD1 gene encoding myb/SANT-like DNA-binding domain-containing protein 1, with the translated sequence MQLSQGASSMAAAEVPGYVVSPQAEKHRRARNWTDAEMRGLMLVWEEFFDELKQTKRNAKVYEKMASKLFEMTGERRLGEEIKIKITNMTFQYRKLKCLTDSESIPPDWPYYLAIDRILAKVPESCDGKLPAGQQPGPSTSQTEASLSPSAKSTPLYIPYTQCSYEGRSEDDRSGSSSSLLSLKFRSEARPVKKRKVQSCHFQRKKLRLLGAMLQEQRKLSRATEEACREVRRMLDQQHILQVQSLQLQERMMSLLEKIIAKSSV